A stretch of Chroogloeocystis siderophila 5.2 s.c.1 DNA encodes these proteins:
- a CDS encoding urea amidolyase associated protein UAAP1, with translation MVQTSVLPSAAIEPSLILLDEKLPGGAYWHNVIKRGNTLRVTDLEGSQGVSLICYNADNPIERLNVADTAKIQFNAFLKKGMVIYSDMGRILFSITEDTSGYHDLICGCSNAASNAAKYGESDYNNSRNNFLKALGKRGLTRKDLMPNINLFSRVAVHPNGDLEYITGCEKPGSFVDLRAEMNVLVVISNCPHVLHPDTVYKPKPIQLTVWRSPAPAPDDLCRTANEEAIRGFINTDALFAQM, from the coding sequence ATGGTGCAAACATCTGTTCTACCATCAGCAGCGATAGAACCCAGCCTGATTTTACTCGATGAAAAACTGCCTGGTGGCGCGTACTGGCATAATGTCATCAAGCGGGGAAATACCCTACGTGTGACTGACTTGGAAGGTTCGCAAGGTGTTTCGCTCATTTGCTACAACGCGGACAATCCAATTGAGCGACTGAATGTTGCTGATACTGCCAAAATTCAGTTCAATGCCTTTTTGAAAAAGGGCATGGTGATCTACTCTGACATGGGACGGATTCTGTTTTCCATTACAGAAGATACCTCTGGATATCACGATTTGATCTGCGGATGTAGCAATGCTGCTAGCAACGCGGCAAAATACGGCGAAAGCGATTACAACAACTCGCGGAACAACTTCCTCAAAGCATTGGGTAAACGTGGCTTAACGCGCAAAGATCTGATGCCCAATATTAATCTATTCAGTCGTGTAGCAGTGCATCCCAACGGCGATCTAGAATACATCACCGGCTGTGAGAAACCTGGTAGTTTTGTTGACCTGCGGGCGGAGATGAATGTGTTAGTTGTCATTTCTAACTGTCCGCACGTGTTGCATCCTGATACTGTTTACAAGCCCAAGCCGATTCAGCTGACAGTTTGGCGATCGCCTGCGCCGGCACCCGACGATTTATGTCGCACTGCGAACGAAGAAGCGATTCGCGGTTTTATCAACACTGATGCGCTGTTCGCTCAGATGTAG
- a CDS encoding urea amidolyase associated protein UAAP2: MVATLPTELDPSTAIYDEVLPARQPWSRVIKKGQILRIIDLQANQAVDTLFYNAHDPSERYSAPDTVVRQGNIFITTGTQLISNEGNVMMTVIYDDCGKHDTLGGACSMESNSVRYGLHKKHLHACVENYLLELSKYEMNKRDLVSNVNFYMNVPVSEDGTLEIVDGISEAGKRVDLRAEMDVMVLISNCPQINNPCNAYNPTPIRLIVWDAA, encoded by the coding sequence ATGGTTGCCACACTACCAACCGAACTAGATCCATCCACAGCGATTTATGATGAGGTCTTGCCTGCGCGTCAACCTTGGTCGCGGGTGATCAAAAAAGGGCAAATTTTGCGCATTATTGACCTACAAGCAAATCAAGCGGTTGATACGCTATTTTACAATGCGCATGACCCTTCCGAGCGATACAGCGCACCCGACACAGTTGTTCGCCAAGGTAATATTTTCATCACTACCGGCACACAACTCATTTCCAACGAAGGAAACGTGATGATGACTGTCATCTATGATGATTGTGGCAAGCACGATACGCTGGGTGGTGCATGCAGCATGGAAAGCAACTCGGTGCGTTATGGGTTGCACAAGAAGCATCTTCATGCCTGTGTCGAAAATTACTTGCTAGAACTCAGTAAGTATGAAATGAACAAACGCGACTTGGTGAGCAATGTAAATTTCTACATGAACGTTCCCGTGAGTGAAGACGGTACACTAGAAATCGTTGACGGCATTTCGGAAGCAGGCAAAAGAGTCGATCTGCGTGCGGAAATGGATGTGATGGTGTTAATTTCTAACTGTCCGCAAATTAATAATCCTTGTAATGCTTATAATCCAACACCGATTCGATTGATTGTGTGGGACGCAGCGTAA
- a CDS encoding aspartate aminotransferase, with translation MSLNWIPADRIQKLPPYVFARLDELKAKAREQGLDLIDLGMGNPDGATPQPVVEAAIAALQNSKNHGYPPFEGTASFRRAITDWYHRRYAVKLDPDSEALPLLGSKEGLGHLAIAYINPGDVVLVPSPAYPAHFRAPVIAGGEVYSLNLSPENDWLIDLSKIPEAVAQKAKILYFNYPSNPTGATAPREFFTEIVAFARKYEILLVHDLCYAELAFDGYQPTSLLEIPGAKEIGVEFHTLSKTYNMAGWRVGFVVGNRHIIQGLRTLKTNLDYGIFAALQTAAETALQLPDVYLQEVQQRYQQRRDFLIKGLAELGWDIPKTKATMYLWVPCPKDTTSTNFALDVLQQTGVVVTPGNAFGAAGEGYVRISLIAECDRLQEVLNRFKQAGIGYSKEVRGRAADLPVQGAEVRVGLAKGSG, from the coding sequence ATGAGTTTGAATTGGATTCCAGCCGATCGCATCCAAAAATTACCCCCGTATGTGTTTGCCCGCTTAGACGAACTCAAAGCCAAAGCGCGGGAACAAGGGCTGGATTTAATAGATTTGGGAATGGGAAACCCCGATGGTGCGACACCGCAACCTGTCGTAGAAGCCGCGATCGCCGCCTTACAAAACTCAAAAAATCACGGTTATCCTCCCTTTGAAGGAACCGCAAGTTTCCGACGGGCAATTACCGATTGGTATCATCGTCGTTATGCAGTGAAACTCGATCCTGATAGCGAAGCATTACCATTACTCGGTTCCAAAGAAGGATTAGGACATTTAGCGATCGCCTATATTAACCCTGGTGATGTTGTTTTAGTGCCTTCTCCTGCGTATCCCGCACATTTTCGCGCCCCAGTCATCGCGGGTGGTGAAGTTTATAGCTTAAATTTGTCACCCGAAAACGATTGGTTAATTGATTTATCAAAAATTCCCGAAGCTGTTGCCCAAAAAGCCAAAATTTTATACTTCAACTATCCGAGTAACCCTACTGGTGCGACTGCACCCAGAGAATTTTTTACCGAAATTGTCGCCTTCGCGCGCAAATACGAAATTTTATTAGTCCACGATTTATGCTACGCCGAACTTGCCTTTGATGGTTATCAACCCACCAGTTTACTCGAAATTCCTGGTGCGAAAGAAATCGGCGTTGAATTTCATACACTTTCTAAAACCTACAACATGGCAGGCTGGCGCGTTGGCTTTGTTGTCGGAAATCGCCACATCATTCAAGGGTTACGCACGCTCAAAACAAACTTAGACTACGGAATCTTCGCCGCCCTGCAAACTGCCGCCGAAACCGCACTTCAACTCCCCGACGTCTACTTACAAGAAGTCCAACAACGCTATCAACAACGCCGCGATTTCCTGATTAAAGGATTAGCTGAACTCGGCTGGGATATTCCCAAAACCAAAGCCACTATGTACCTATGGGTACCTTGTCCTAAAGACACAACTTCGACAAACTTCGCGCTTGATGTCTTACAGCAAACCGGAGTTGTCGTCACCCCAGGAAACGCCTTTGGCGCTGCGGGTGAAGGCTACGTGCGGATTAGCTTAATAGCAGAATGCGATCGCCTCCAAGAAGTGCTGAATCGCTTCAAACAAGCAGGAATTGGCTATAGCAAAGAGGTCAGGGGACGCGCCGCAGACCTACCGGTTCAGGGAGCAGAGGTCAGGGTAGGATTAGCGAAGGGGTCAGGGTAG
- a CDS encoding Ycf51 family protein, whose protein sequence is MLTTAEFFQLTQWAGITTLVVAILAIAGFIFKWGVRFQLVGVTGFMAVLTGGLFALSLVPIVRTVVPGAVRYSVVYDNGATQAVISIPPTITETELEATLRQAANDLYSYGRLGREQDQLNIRARTVIHPKLGVSQPLYLGDVRRSLRNREDEQIQIEIFSDKFAKLPKSSA, encoded by the coding sequence ATGCTCACAACAGCTGAATTTTTTCAACTTACGCAATGGGCGGGTATCACGACACTGGTTGTCGCGATCTTAGCGATCGCAGGCTTTATCTTTAAATGGGGCGTTCGGTTTCAATTGGTGGGAGTTACAGGCTTCATGGCGGTACTCACAGGCGGTTTATTTGCGTTGAGTTTAGTTCCAATTGTGCGCACGGTAGTTCCTGGTGCGGTACGGTATTCCGTCGTTTACGACAATGGGGCAACGCAAGCCGTCATTTCGATACCGCCAACAATCACTGAAACAGAATTAGAAGCAACGCTACGGCAAGCAGCTAACGACTTATATTCCTATGGTCGCCTCGGTCGCGAACAAGATCAACTAAATATCCGCGCGCGAACCGTCATTCATCCTAAACTTGGCGTTTCTCAACCGTTGTACTTAGGAGATGTTAGGCGATCGCTGCGTAATCGAGAAGACGAACAAATCCAAATTGAAATTTTTTCTGATAAATTCGCAAAATTACCAAAATCTTCAGCATAA
- a CDS encoding biotin--[acetyl-CoA-carboxylase] ligase, whose amino-acid sequence MESCSSTNTWAMQADSLHHGEVVFTRQQTAGRGQHGRTWYAPPGVLTASFVLDRLHSSQLPGLSLAAGLAVIYAVEDLLPDLSSKLWLKWSNDVLIEERKLAGILCEAASRGSHTRVVVGIGLNRCADFTQAGLDPDLVNSAVSLYQVSESVPEELALLERLRHYLLQVSDICQRDGIAALISQLRDRDFLYGRPVTIELAGEQLSGQAVGIDTSGRLLLQLQAEVKALVSGRVVWWKDKTVSSVTD is encoded by the coding sequence GTGGAAAGTTGCTCTAGTACAAATACTTGGGCTATGCAAGCAGATAGTTTGCATCACGGGGAAGTTGTGTTCACGCGGCAGCAAACGGCAGGGCGCGGTCAACATGGGCGAACTTGGTATGCCCCCCCTGGGGTATTGACAGCTAGTTTTGTTCTTGATCGTCTACATAGTTCGCAATTACCAGGACTGAGTTTAGCCGCAGGTTTAGCAGTGATTTATGCTGTGGAAGATTTACTTCCTGATTTGTCTTCAAAGCTGTGGCTGAAGTGGTCGAATGATGTATTGATTGAAGAGCGCAAGTTAGCAGGAATTTTGTGTGAAGCTGCGAGTCGCGGATCTCATACTCGTGTCGTTGTTGGCATTGGACTCAACCGCTGTGCTGATTTCACTCAAGCTGGTTTAGATCCTGATTTAGTCAATAGCGCCGTCAGTTTATATCAAGTTTCGGAAAGTGTGCCAGAGGAATTAGCACTGTTAGAAAGATTGCGACACTATTTACTGCAAGTTAGTGACATTTGTCAACGCGATGGAATCGCAGCCTTAATTTCACAGTTGCGCGATCGCGATTTTCTCTATGGTCGTCCCGTGACGATAGAATTGGCAGGCGAGCAATTGTCTGGTCAAGCTGTTGGAATTGATACGAGTGGTCGCTTGTTATTGCAGCTACAAGCAGAAGTTAAGGCTTTGGTGTCAGGACGAGTTGTGTGGTGGAAAGACAAGACGGTCAGTTCGGTTACTGACTGA
- a CDS encoding iron-containing alcohol dehydrogenase family protein produces the protein MNQTTQTATNVLTLAVAPARVLRGSQILSQSGEEIAKLGKRPLIVGGDRTLAVTLPLLQPVLEQQQLQAATADYGCDSSEASLVMLKQAVAAHQADLIVGTGGGKALDTAKLLAHQCNLPVVTIPTSAATCAAWTALSNIYTDQGGFLYDVSLSRCPDLVLLDYDLIQTAPQRTLVAGIGDALAKWYEASVSSAASEDTLTIAAVQQARVLRDILFQKSVAALQAPGSAAWREVVDATILLAGVIGGLGGAQCRTVAAHAVHNGLTHLHIHEVEGSPVVVRRGLSDHSIHGEKVAYGILVQLRLEEMLQGNQLAATARQQLLKFYDEIGLPKTLNDLGMGSITIEDLQRCVEIACNPQSDIHRLPFKVAPEQLMAAMVSTTAPMSNSLNPSVRMIPDEVTE, from the coding sequence ATGAATCAAACGACACAAACTGCTACTAACGTCCTCACGCTTGCTGTTGCCCCCGCACGAGTGTTACGCGGGTCGCAAATTTTGTCGCAATCAGGAGAAGAAATCGCCAAACTCGGCAAGCGTCCGCTCATAGTTGGCGGCGATCGCACGCTGGCTGTCACCTTACCGCTACTGCAACCTGTATTAGAACAGCAGCAATTACAAGCTGCAACGGCTGATTATGGTTGTGATTCGAGTGAAGCAAGTTTAGTAATGCTTAAACAAGCAGTAGCCGCGCATCAAGCCGATTTGATCGTTGGTACAGGAGGTGGTAAAGCCCTCGATACTGCAAAACTACTCGCACATCAATGCAACTTACCTGTTGTGACAATTCCGACATCAGCAGCGACGTGTGCTGCTTGGACAGCACTTTCTAATATTTACACCGATCAAGGCGGCTTTCTCTACGATGTCAGTTTATCGCGGTGTCCCGATTTGGTACTACTCGATTATGACTTGATTCAGACAGCACCCCAGCGTACCTTAGTTGCTGGAATTGGCGATGCGCTAGCAAAGTGGTACGAAGCTTCGGTTAGTAGCGCCGCTTCTGAAGATACTCTAACTATCGCCGCTGTACAACAAGCGCGAGTCTTACGCGATATTCTGTTTCAAAAATCTGTCGCCGCACTGCAAGCACCAGGAAGCGCGGCATGGCGTGAAGTTGTCGATGCAACCATATTACTTGCTGGCGTCATTGGGGGACTTGGTGGCGCACAATGTCGGACTGTCGCCGCCCACGCGGTACATAATGGGTTGACGCATCTACATATTCACGAAGTCGAAGGAAGCCCCGTCGTTGTACGGCGGGGTCTCTCCGACCACAGCATTCATGGTGAAAAAGTTGCCTATGGGATTTTGGTACAACTGCGGCTAGAAGAAATGCTGCAAGGCAATCAACTCGCGGCTACCGCACGGCAACAGCTGCTCAAATTTTATGACGAAATTGGATTGCCAAAAACGTTGAATGATTTGGGTATGGGAAGTATTACAATAGAAGACCTGCAAAGGTGTGTTGAAATAGCCTGCAATCCGCAGTCAGACATTCACCGATTACCCTTTAAAGTTGCACCCGAACAACTTATGGCGGCGATGGTTTCGACAACAGCACCGATGAGTAATTCCCTCAATCCTTCTGTAAGGATGATTCCCGATGAGGTAACTGAATGA
- the sufU gene encoding Fe-S cluster assembly sulfur transfer protein SufU, giving the protein MALSNVRDLYQQVILEHYKKPRHKGKTHPVHRQQRGHNPSCGDMIELTVQLNDAGDTIEDVKFEGEGCAIAMASADLMADALRGKQVTEALSMVQRFQKMMKGEDEFPKELRKLNVMQGVSQFPVRIKCANLTWYTLKAALESTHNTASAGFVSNEDT; this is encoded by the coding sequence ATGGCATTGAGTAATGTGCGCGATCTGTATCAACAGGTCATTTTAGAACACTATAAAAAACCCCGACACAAAGGTAAAACGCATCCGGTGCATCGCCAGCAACGCGGACATAATCCTTCCTGCGGCGACATGATTGAACTCACCGTACAGCTAAATGATGCAGGTGACACAATTGAAGATGTGAAATTTGAAGGCGAAGGATGTGCGATCGCGATGGCATCAGCCGACTTAATGGCAGATGCATTGCGTGGTAAGCAAGTTACTGAAGCATTATCGATGGTGCAGCGTTTTCAAAAGATGATGAAAGGCGAAGATGAGTTTCCTAAAGAACTCCGCAAACTTAATGTGATGCAAGGCGTATCGCAGTTTCCTGTACGAATTAAATGCGCAAACCTCACCTGGTATACGTTAAAAGCTGCCTTGGAATCAACTCATAATACTGCTAGTGCTGGATTTGTCAGTAACGAAGACACGTAA
- the uca gene encoding urea carboxylase yields MFNKVLIANRGEIACRVIRTLDRLGIASVAVYSQADAHAPHVSMATEAACIGAAPVAESYLRYDRILEVAEQTGAQAIHPGYGFLSENIEFAQACIAAGIVFIGPTPEQIRCFGLKHTARELAEQNQVPLVPGTGLLESLTDAQHAAAAIAYPVMLKSTAGGGGIGMQVCANDTELADAFEKVQRLSQANFKQSGVFLEKYIQTARHIEVQIFGDGCGRVIALGERDCSTQRRNQKVIEETPAPGISDALRQQLYDCAVRLGQAVNYQSAGTVEFVFDVATQQFYFLEVNTRLQVEHGVTEMVSGIDLVEWMVRLAAGDATFLENYTYQPQGHSIQVRIYAEDPHKNFQPSSGLLSAVRFPQNLRCDAWIETGTEVTPFYDPLLAKLIIHEEDRAGAIAQLQTVLNESEIAGIETNLDYLRQVIASPAFMEGSVSTRYLNTFSYQPRTIDVLDGGTYTTIQDYPGRIGYWNIGVPPSGPLDHLAFRLGNRILGNAESAPGLECTVMGPTLRFHCDTVICLTGATMKATLDGEPVPFWTAISVSAGSTLKLKTIQGHGYRTYVAVQHGFDVPEYLGSKATFTLGQFGGHAGRTLRAGDVLRLEQGKPNAIASLPSELIPEYTNAWEIGVLYGPHGAPDFFTAEDIEMFFATRWTIHHNSARTGIRLIGPKPRWARTDGGEAGLHPSNIHDNAYAIGTIDFTGDMPIILAHDGPSLGGFVCPATIVQSELWKIGQLKPGDTVRFYRLTAAEARQRELEQDRQIATLAIAATPTQLTDVTNSLSPILDEIPPSPTQIAVTYRQAGDKYLLIEYGPLVLDLNLRFRVHALMEWLTANYLEGIIDLTPGIRSLQVHYDSRVLPVQELLDVLAIAESQLPPVDDMEVSTRVVHLPLSWDDESTQLAIQKYMQSVRADAPWCPSNIEFIRRINGLESIEQVREIVFNASYLVMGLGDVYLGAPVATPLDPRHRLVTTKYNPARTWTPENAVGIGGAYMCIYGMEGPGGYQFVGRTVPVWNRYKQTEDFSQPWLLRFFDQIRFFPVSPAELLRYREDVIQGKVKLKIEEETFSLRQYCEFLQANASSIAAFKAKQQAAFAAERDRWVAAGEFTRQESLQQSDESPTPEIVLPDDLEAIVAHVSANVWQVLVKVGDRVASGDRLVILEAMKMEIAVLADSSGTITDVFCQPGQTVTVGQILAAIQLD; encoded by the coding sequence ATGTTCAATAAAGTTTTGATTGCCAATCGCGGTGAAATTGCTTGTCGCGTAATTCGGACACTTGATCGCTTAGGGATTGCTTCAGTTGCGGTTTATTCACAAGCAGATGCGCACGCACCGCACGTTTCTATGGCAACTGAAGCGGCGTGTATTGGGGCTGCACCGGTTGCAGAAAGCTATCTTCGGTACGATCGCATTCTCGAAGTCGCAGAACAAACTGGCGCGCAGGCAATTCACCCAGGCTATGGCTTTTTGAGTGAGAACATCGAATTTGCCCAAGCGTGCATCGCCGCCGGAATTGTCTTTATTGGTCCGACGCCCGAACAGATTCGCTGCTTTGGATTAAAGCATACGGCGCGCGAGTTAGCCGAACAAAATCAAGTACCGTTAGTGCCAGGAACTGGGTTATTAGAGAGTCTAACAGACGCACAACACGCCGCCGCCGCGATCGCCTATCCGGTAATGCTCAAAAGTACCGCAGGTGGTGGGGGAATTGGAATGCAAGTGTGTGCTAATGATACCGAATTAGCAGATGCTTTTGAGAAAGTGCAGCGCTTGAGCCAAGCAAACTTTAAGCAAAGCGGTGTCTTTTTAGAAAAATACATTCAAACCGCACGCCATATCGAAGTGCAAATCTTTGGTGATGGTTGTGGTCGAGTGATTGCCCTTGGAGAACGCGACTGTTCGACGCAGCGTCGCAATCAGAAAGTCATTGAAGAAACTCCAGCCCCAGGAATCAGTGACGCGCTACGGCAGCAATTGTATGACTGTGCGGTGCGCTTGGGACAAGCTGTGAATTATCAATCGGCGGGAACTGTTGAATTTGTCTTCGATGTTGCAACGCAACAATTTTACTTTCTGGAAGTAAACACGCGCCTACAGGTAGAACACGGTGTCACCGAAATGGTGAGCGGAATTGACTTAGTAGAGTGGATGGTGCGACTTGCCGCAGGTGATGCGACGTTTTTAGAAAATTATACTTATCAACCTCAAGGTCATTCGATTCAAGTCCGAATTTATGCCGAAGATCCGCACAAGAATTTTCAGCCGAGTTCGGGGTTACTGAGCGCGGTTCGCTTTCCCCAAAACCTCCGCTGTGACGCTTGGATTGAAACCGGAACCGAAGTCACGCCGTTTTACGACCCGCTGCTTGCAAAACTTATTATTCATGAAGAAGACCGCGCAGGTGCGATCGCTCAACTGCAAACGGTGCTGAATGAATCAGAAATCGCGGGAATAGAAACGAATCTCGACTATTTACGCCAGGTCATTGCGAGTCCGGCGTTTATGGAGGGAAGTGTTAGCACGCGCTATCTCAACACATTTTCATATCAGCCGCGCACGATTGATGTTCTAGATGGTGGCACTTACACAACGATTCAAGATTACCCAGGACGCATTGGCTATTGGAACATTGGCGTACCGCCATCAGGACCACTGGATCATCTAGCATTTCGGTTAGGAAACCGAATTTTGGGCAATGCTGAATCAGCACCTGGGTTGGAATGTACCGTTATGGGTCCAACGTTGCGCTTCCATTGCGATACTGTTATTTGCTTAACGGGTGCAACGATGAAAGCCACGCTGGATGGCGAACCCGTACCATTTTGGACCGCGATTTCTGTGAGTGCAGGCAGTACACTGAAATTGAAAACAATTCAGGGACATGGCTATCGCACTTATGTTGCGGTTCAACACGGATTTGATGTACCCGAATACTTGGGCAGCAAAGCAACGTTTACTCTAGGTCAATTCGGCGGACACGCGGGACGCACACTGCGTGCGGGAGATGTTTTGCGATTAGAACAAGGGAAACCTAACGCGATCGCATCGTTACCCAGTGAATTAATTCCTGAATATACAAATGCGTGGGAAATTGGCGTTCTTTATGGTCCGCACGGCGCGCCCGATTTCTTCACCGCAGAAGACATTGAAATGTTTTTTGCCACTCGGTGGACAATTCATCACAACTCGGCGCGCACAGGAATTCGTCTGATTGGTCCTAAACCGCGTTGGGCGCGGACTGACGGTGGTGAGGCGGGGTTGCATCCATCGAATATTCACGACAACGCTTATGCGATCGGCACGATTGATTTTACAGGTGATATGCCGATTATCTTGGCACACGATGGTCCGAGTCTGGGTGGATTTGTTTGTCCAGCAACGATCGTCCAATCGGAACTTTGGAAAATTGGACAACTCAAACCAGGAGACACGGTGCGCTTTTATCGTCTAACTGCGGCTGAGGCGCGACAGCGCGAATTAGAGCAAGATCGTCAAATTGCCACATTGGCGATCGCCGCAACGCCAACCCAATTAACTGATGTCACCAATTCGCTTTCACCGATTTTAGACGAGATTCCTCCGTCACCAACGCAAATCGCTGTCACCTATCGCCAAGCGGGTGATAAATATTTACTCATCGAATATGGTCCACTCGTCCTCGATCTCAATCTGCGCTTTCGAGTACACGCGCTGATGGAGTGGCTCACAGCAAATTACTTAGAGGGAATAATCGATCTCACTCCAGGAATTCGCTCGCTACAAGTGCATTACGATAGCCGAGTTCTCCCCGTTCAAGAACTGCTCGATGTGCTTGCTATTGCAGAGTCGCAACTCCCACCAGTTGATGATATGGAAGTTTCAACGCGGGTGGTACATCTGCCACTTTCGTGGGATGACGAATCGACGCAACTTGCGATTCAGAAATATATGCAGTCAGTACGTGCGGATGCGCCTTGGTGTCCGAGTAATATTGAATTCATTCGCCGAATTAATGGGTTAGAAAGCATTGAGCAAGTACGCGAAATTGTCTTCAACGCCAGCTACTTAGTGATGGGTTTGGGAGATGTCTACTTGGGCGCACCGGTTGCCACACCGCTTGATCCGCGTCATCGTCTAGTAACAACTAAATATAATCCTGCACGCACTTGGACGCCGGAAAATGCAGTCGGGATTGGCGGTGCGTATATGTGTATTTATGGTATGGAAGGTCCAGGCGGCTATCAGTTTGTGGGGCGCACTGTTCCTGTGTGGAATCGCTACAAACAAACTGAGGATTTTTCGCAACCTTGGCTGCTGCGCTTTTTCGACCAAATTCGCTTTTTCCCCGTGTCGCCAGCAGAATTGCTGCGCTACCGCGAAGATGTGATTCAGGGTAAGGTGAAGCTGAAGATTGAGGAAGAAACTTTTAGTCTCAGGCAGTATTGCGAGTTTTTGCAGGCGAATGCGTCGAGTATTGCTGCTTTTAAAGCTAAACAACAGGCGGCATTTGCTGCGGAACGCGATCGCTGGGTTGCGGCGGGAGAATTCACCCGTCAAGAAAGTCTCCAACAATCCGACGAGTCACCTACCCCAGAAATCGTGCTTCCTGACGATTTGGAAGCGATCGTTGCACACGTTTCGGCAAATGTCTGGCAAGTACTTGTTAAAGTTGGCGATCGCGTTGCGTCTGGCGATCGCCTCGTTATCTTAGAAGCAATGAAAATGGAAATTGCGGTGCTTGCAGATAGTAGCGGTACAATTACCGACGTATTCTGTCAACCAGGACAAACAGTCACAGTTGGACAAATTTTGGCAGCAATCCAACTTGATTGA
- a CDS encoding iron ABC transporter substrate-binding protein, with amino-acid sequence MRRRKFVYLVGLASASGSIAIACADNQTTTTTTSPAASPATPASPAALENELVIYSGRNEQLIGPMIDRFRQETNANVQVRYGDTAELAATILEEGNNSPADIFFGQDAGALGALQQEGRTTQLPENLLSQVDSRYRSPEGQWIGITGRVRTVDYNTNLVQAAELPQSIFGFTEPTWRDRIGWAPTNGSFQAFVTALRVSQGEDQARKWLEGIRANNPRVFPNNTSILEGLTRGEVGVGFVNHYYLERIKRENPQVPVEHHFTNDVGSLVNVAGVAILNSARHPNIAQRFVEYLLSTDAQNYFATETREYPLASGVTPEGDLRPLSQIESQTPEINLSDLRDLEGTLQLLQQTQVL; translated from the coding sequence ATGAGACGTCGTAAGTTTGTCTATTTAGTAGGATTAGCAAGTGCGAGTGGAAGCATTGCAATCGCCTGCGCTGATAACCAGACAACTACCACAACAACATCGCCTGCTGCATCACCAGCGACACCTGCTTCTCCAGCAGCATTAGAAAACGAGTTAGTGATCTACTCAGGGCGTAACGAACAATTAATTGGTCCAATGATTGACCGATTTAGACAAGAAACCAACGCTAATGTCCAAGTTCGTTACGGAGACACAGCAGAACTTGCGGCAACGATTCTCGAAGAAGGTAACAATAGTCCAGCCGATATTTTCTTTGGACAAGACGCAGGGGCACTAGGTGCGCTACAACAAGAAGGAAGAACCACACAACTACCAGAAAACCTGTTAAGTCAAGTAGATAGCCGTTATCGTTCGCCCGAAGGTCAATGGATTGGCATCACAGGTAGAGTCCGGACAGTTGATTACAACACCAATTTGGTACAAGCGGCAGAACTACCACAATCAATCTTTGGTTTCACCGAGCCGACTTGGAGAGATAGAATTGGGTGGGCACCCACTAATGGCTCATTTCAAGCTTTCGTTACAGCTTTACGTGTTTCTCAGGGAGAAGACCAAGCTAGAAAATGGCTAGAAGGTATTCGTGCTAACAACCCTAGAGTTTTCCCAAATAACACTTCTATTTTAGAAGGTTTGACTCGTGGAGAAGTAGGCGTAGGCTTTGTCAACCACTACTACTTGGAACGAATCAAGCGAGAAAATCCGCAAGTTCCAGTAGAACACCATTTTACAAACGACGTTGGTTCATTAGTTAACGTTGCCGGTGTTGCCATTCTCAACTCAGCAAGACATCCTAACATTGCTCAGCGGTTTGTAGAATACTTGTTGAGTACTGATGCCCAGAATTACTTTGCGACCGAAACAAGAGAGTATCCTCTCGCCTCCGGAGTCACACCAGAAGGCGATTTGAGACCCCTTAGCCAGATTGAAAGTCAAACTCCGGAAATAAATCTGAGTGACTTGAGAGACTTGGAAGGAACATTGCAGCTGTTGCAGCAAACGCAAGTCTTGTAA